The following are from one region of the Quercus robur chromosome 1, dhQueRobu3.1, whole genome shotgun sequence genome:
- the LOC126692452 gene encoding CLAVATA3/ESR (CLE)-related protein 16, whose protein sequence is MIVPSEACARARGTRHVRAPTPTTTTSTTSSTILLLWVILIFTQISFCLAAHEESGKFIRSPPRKDRFSQTPLFHAPSTSASSSSSTTPGQAGAATINGDSDTVYGDEKRIIHTGPNPLHN, encoded by the coding sequence ATGATAGTTCCTTCGGAAGCTTGTGCAAGAGCAAGAGGAACAAGGCATGTTAGAGCTCCtacaccaacaacaacaactagtACTACTAGTAGTACAATTTTGCTGTTGTGGGTCATCTTAATTTTCACtcaaataagtttttgtttggCTGCTCATGAAGAATCTGGTAAGTTCATTAGGTCTCCGCCGAGGAAAGATCGTTTTTCTCAGACACCATTGTTTCATGCACCTTCAACTTCTGcaagtagtagtagtagtactaCTCCAGGTCAAGCTGGTGCGGCCACCATTAATGGAGATTCAGACACAGTATATGGGGACGAGAAGAGAATAATTCATACGGGTCCAAATCCTCTTCACAActag